The following are encoded in a window of Candidatus Binatia bacterium genomic DNA:
- a CDS encoding DUF2238 domain-containing protein, translated as MECTTWRLIGGAGNPPSGRQGGLFSPKMGRSRKEADGVGISRRCVPAGRARTARIALRIGRRFRFSDISYGMMAVLIYTHTIGGHYTFERVPLGLVTDLFGFERNHYDRVAHFSVGLYAYPMAELLFRKKLARATWVVLLFPVATIFSVAAIYEIIEWIYADLEGGASGVVFLA; from the coding sequence ATGGAATGTACCACATGGCGTTTGATCGGGGGAGCCGGAAACCCGCCAAGCGGCCGCCAGGGAGGGCTGTTCAGCCCGAAAATGGGGCGTTCGCGCAAGGAGGCGGACGGAGTTGGCATCTCCCGGCGTTGCGTCCCTGCTGGGCGGGCCCGGACCGCTCGCATCGCCCTGCGGATCGGTCGCCGGTTCCGCTTCAGCGACATCAGCTACGGGATGATGGCGGTCCTGATCTACACGCACACGATCGGTGGCCATTACACGTTCGAGCGGGTGCCGTTAGGGCTCGTCACCGATCTCTTCGGCTTCGAGCGGAACCACTACGACCGGGTCGCGCACTTCTCGGTCGGGCTCTACGCGTACCCAATGGCTGAGTTGTTGTTCCGCAAGAAGCTGGCGCGCGCGACGTGGGTCGTGTTGCTCTTCCCGGTCGCGACGATCTTCTCGGTCGCCGCGATCTACGAGATCATCGAGTGGATCTATGCGGATCTCGAAGGCGGGGCGTCGGGGGTCGTGTTTCTTGCGTAG
- a CDS encoding SMP-30/gluconolactonase/LRE family protein, producing MQKPEVLLADLAFAEGPRWRDDRLWFSDMHSDRVQTVDLAGNVETIVHVPHQPSGLGWLPDGTLLVVSMLDKKLMRLDDGALSEVADLSPYATWHCNDMVVDAQGRAYVGNFGWNIEESQVPVGASLVLVCPDGATREVAKDLIFPNGTVITPDGKTLIIGETFAARLSAFDIADDGSLSGRREFAALDGSVPDGICLDEEGAIWLACPMSAQVLRVRDGGEVTHRIPVETQAFACMLGGPQRKHLFICTAKNSKSAECRAEHTGRIEVVEVDIPGAGLP from the coding sequence ATGCAGAAACCCGAAGTCCTCCTCGCCGATCTCGCCTTCGCCGAAGGCCCCCGCTGGCGCGACGACCGCCTGTGGTTCTCCGACATGCACTCCGACCGGGTCCAGACCGTCGACCTCGCCGGCAACGTCGAGACCATCGTCCACGTGCCGCACCAACCTTCGGGGCTCGGCTGGCTTCCCGACGGCACGCTGCTCGTCGTATCGATGCTCGACAAGAAGCTCATGCGACTGGACGATGGCGCCCTCAGCGAAGTCGCAGATCTGTCTCCGTACGCCACCTGGCACTGCAACGACATGGTGGTGGACGCGCAGGGCCGCGCGTACGTCGGGAACTTCGGTTGGAACATCGAAGAATCGCAGGTTCCCGTCGGAGCTTCGCTCGTACTGGTGTGCCCCGACGGAGCCACCCGCGAGGTCGCCAAGGATTTGATCTTCCCGAACGGCACGGTGATCACGCCCGACGGCAAGACCCTGATCATCGGCGAGACCTTCGCCGCGCGACTCAGCGCCTTCGACATCGCGGACGACGGCTCGCTGTCCGGCCGGCGAGAGTTCGCCGCACTCGACGGCTCGGTGCCCGACGGAATCTGCCTCGACGAAGAAGGCGCGATCTGGCTCGCGTGCCCCATGAGTGCGCAAGTGCTGCGCGTTCGCGACGGCGGCGAGGTCACGCATCGTATCCCCGTTGAGACTCAGGCGTTCGCCTGCATGCTGGGCGGACCGCAACGAAAACACCTCTTCATCTGTACGGCGAAGAACTCCAAGTCGGCCGAGTGTCGCGCCGAGCACACCGGCCGAATCGAAGTCGTCGAAGTGGACATACCGGGCGCCGGTCTGCCGTAG